A window of the Amycolatopsis solani genome harbors these coding sequences:
- a CDS encoding VOC family protein, with the protein MSSGYRGLAPYLYYADATAALAWLTRVFGFTEEVRFCDAAGEVFQATLCVGEAKVQIAGVGADYWQAKGVDGPVGQLNIVYVDDVDEHFGRIEAALGDEGELDPPQDQPYGARVFTVADLGGNSWTFWQQTSETVELPPGWQAIRTDG; encoded by the coding sequence ATGAGCAGCGGGTACCGGGGCCTGGCGCCCTACCTCTACTACGCCGACGCCACCGCGGCGCTCGCCTGGCTGACCAGGGTCTTCGGGTTCACCGAGGAAGTCCGGTTCTGCGACGCGGCGGGCGAGGTCTTCCAGGCGACGCTCTGCGTCGGCGAGGCGAAGGTCCAGATCGCGGGCGTCGGGGCGGACTACTGGCAGGCCAAGGGCGTCGACGGGCCGGTCGGCCAGCTCAACATCGTCTACGTCGACGACGTCGACGAGCACTTCGGCCGGATCGAGGCCGCGCTCGGGGACGAGGGCGAGCTGGACCCGCCGCAGGACCAGCCCTACGGCGCCCGGGTGTTCACCGTCGCCGATCTCGGCGGCAACAGCTGGACGTTCTGGCAGCAGACGTCCGAGACCGTGGAGCTGCCGCCGGGGTGGCAGGCGATCCGCACCGACGGGTGA
- a CDS encoding ABC transporter permease: MTDPNLVGGGGADAAELSRVDDSATGPHKPRSLWNDAWRQLRRKPAFVVSAVIIALIVLIAIAPGLFSSRDAGFSDLTHANEGPSGDAWFGYDNQGYDVYARTIYGARASLLVGVFSTLLTVLFGSLVGILAGYYGRLVDSLLSRFGDIFAGLPFVLGAIVILTTFNAPGTNPGAVTIIVQVVCSIAVLSWPVAMRIMRSATLVAKQLDYVKAARGLGASTPRIIFRHLLPNTIAPVLVYATIALGAFIGAEATLAYLGIGVRPPVISWGVMISDSRDYFRVDPHMLLFPGAFVTLTVLAFVMLGDGIRDALDPKSR, from the coding sequence ATGACTGACCCGAACCTGGTGGGCGGCGGCGGGGCCGACGCGGCCGAGCTGTCCCGCGTCGACGACTCCGCCACCGGCCCGCACAAGCCCCGCAGCCTGTGGAACGACGCGTGGCGCCAGCTGCGCCGCAAGCCGGCGTTCGTGGTGTCCGCCGTGATCATCGCCCTGATCGTGCTGATCGCGATCGCGCCCGGCCTGTTCAGCTCGCGCGACGCCGGGTTCAGCGATCTCACGCACGCCAACGAAGGCCCGTCCGGCGACGCCTGGTTCGGCTACGACAACCAGGGTTACGACGTCTACGCGCGCACGATCTACGGCGCTCGCGCGTCCCTGCTGGTCGGGGTGTTCTCGACGCTGCTGACCGTCCTCTTCGGATCGCTGGTCGGCATCCTCGCCGGCTACTACGGGCGGCTCGTCGACAGCCTGCTGTCCCGCTTCGGCGACATCTTCGCCGGCCTGCCGTTCGTGCTCGGCGCGATCGTCATCCTGACGACGTTCAACGCGCCCGGCACCAACCCCGGCGCGGTCACGATCATCGTGCAGGTGGTCTGCTCGATCGCGGTGCTGAGCTGGCCGGTGGCCATGCGCATCATGCGCTCGGCGACGCTGGTGGCCAAGCAGCTCGACTACGTCAAGGCCGCGCGCGGCCTCGGCGCCAGCACCCCGCGGATCATCTTCCGGCACCTGCTGCCGAACACGATCGCGCCGGTGCTGGTGTACGCGACCATCGCGCTCGGCGCGTTCATCGGCGCCGAAGCGACGCTGGCCTACCTCGGCATCGGGGTGCGCCCGCCGGTGATCTCGTGGGGCGTGATGATCAGCGACTCGCGGGACTACTTCCGCGTCGACCCGCACATGCTGCTGTTCCCCGGCGCCTTCGTCACCCTGACCGTGCTGGCCTTCGTGATGCTGGGTGACGGCATCCGCGACGCGCTCGATCCGAAGTCGAGGTAG
- a CDS encoding FtsB family cell division protein — MSTTRRAAVVAIVVCALAFTIAVPLRTYLAQRTEVREQQAQQAQLQQEVAQLQGRKAELSDPAQIEAEARRRLRYVKPGETPYIVQLPEDKAPDAAPPAGQQQAAGSSWYENLWNQVSSG, encoded by the coding sequence ATGTCCACCACCCGCCGCGCGGCGGTGGTGGCGATCGTGGTGTGCGCGCTGGCGTTCACCATCGCCGTGCCCCTGCGCACGTACCTCGCCCAGCGGACCGAGGTCCGCGAACAGCAGGCGCAGCAGGCGCAGCTGCAGCAGGAGGTCGCTCAGCTCCAGGGCCGCAAGGCGGAGCTGAGCGACCCCGCGCAGATCGAGGCCGAAGCCCGACGGCGGCTCCGGTACGTCAAGCCGGGCGAGACGCCGTACATCGTCCAGCTGCCGGAGGACAAGGCCCCGGACGCGGCCCCACCGGCGGGACAGCAGCAGGCCGCGGGCAGCTCCTGGTACGAGAACCTCTGGAACCAGGTCTCTTCGGGCTGA
- the eno gene encoding phosphopyruvate hydratase, translating into MALIEQVGAREILDSRGNPTVEVEVALDDGTLARAAVPSGASTGEHEAVELRDGDTGRYNGKGVERAVAAVLDEIGPEMVGIEAVDQRIVDQKLVDLDGTPAKSRLGANAILGVSLAVAKAAAESAELELFRYLGGPNAHVLPVPMLNILNGGSHADSNVDVQEFMIAPIGAETFREALRWGAEVYHSLKSVLKGRGLSTGLGDEGGFAPNLANNREALDLILQAIEKAGYTPGRDVALALDVAATEFFADGAYTFEGSKKSAEQMSAYYAELIRDYPMVSIEDPLSEDDWDGWVTLTAEIGEKVQIVGDDLFVTNPDRLEEGITRRAANALLVKVNQIGTLSETLDAISLATSFGYKSMMSHRSGETEDTFIADLAVATGVGQIKTGAPARGERIAKYNQLLRIEETLGDAARYAGELAFPRFSAEG; encoded by the coding sequence GTGGCTCTCATCGAGCAGGTAGGCGCGCGCGAGATTCTGGACTCGCGCGGCAACCCGACGGTCGAGGTGGAGGTGGCTCTCGACGACGGCACCCTGGCGCGGGCCGCGGTCCCGTCGGGTGCGTCGACCGGTGAGCACGAAGCGGTCGAGCTGCGGGACGGCGACACCGGCCGCTACAACGGCAAGGGCGTCGAGCGCGCGGTCGCCGCGGTGCTCGACGAGATCGGCCCGGAGATGGTCGGCATCGAGGCCGTCGACCAGCGGATCGTCGACCAGAAGCTGGTCGACCTCGACGGCACGCCGGCGAAGTCCCGCCTCGGCGCGAACGCCATCCTCGGCGTCTCGCTGGCCGTCGCGAAGGCCGCCGCCGAGTCGGCCGAGCTGGAGCTGTTCCGCTACCTGGGCGGGCCGAACGCGCACGTGCTGCCGGTCCCGATGCTGAACATCCTCAACGGCGGTTCGCACGCGGACAGCAACGTCGACGTCCAGGAGTTCATGATCGCGCCGATCGGCGCGGAGACCTTCCGCGAGGCCCTGCGCTGGGGCGCCGAGGTCTACCACTCGCTGAAGTCGGTGCTCAAGGGCCGCGGCCTCTCGACCGGTCTCGGCGACGAGGGCGGCTTCGCGCCGAACCTGGCGAACAACCGCGAGGCGCTCGACCTGATCCTGCAGGCCATCGAGAAGGCCGGCTACACCCCGGGCCGCGACGTCGCGCTCGCCCTCGACGTCGCCGCGACGGAGTTCTTCGCCGACGGCGCGTACACCTTCGAAGGCAGCAAGAAGAGCGCCGAGCAGATGTCGGCGTACTACGCCGAGCTGATCCGCGACTACCCGATGGTCTCCATCGAGGACCCGCTGAGCGAGGACGACTGGGACGGCTGGGTCACCCTGACCGCCGAGATCGGCGAGAAGGTCCAGATCGTCGGCGACGACCTGTTCGTCACCAACCCGGACCGCCTCGAGGAGGGCATCACCCGCCGCGCCGCCAACGCGCTGCTGGTGAAGGTCAACCAGATCGGCACCCTGTCCGAGACGCTCGACGCGATCTCGCTGGCGACGTCGTTCGGCTACAAGTCGATGATGAGCCACCGCTCCGGTGAGACCGAGGACACGTTCATCGCGGACCTCGCGGTCGCCACCGGCGTCGGCCAGATCAAGACCGGCGCCCCGGCCCGCGGCGAGCGGATCGCCAAGTACAACCAGCTGCTGCGCATCGAGGAGACCCTCGGTGACGCCGCCCGGTACGCCGGCGAGCTGGCCTTCCCGCGGTTCAGCGCCGAGGGCTGA
- a CDS encoding tetratricopeptide repeat protein — MTDAAAASQPPEESRFHAFRQAEDLVARRRPLDALKALQPLLESEDDKPSVHLLAGRAYFHSAQLRRAEQAFTRVLELDPTDHYARFILGRTLQRLGRFVEALAQIRMASAMNPVPEYLEAANEVKARIALRES; from the coding sequence ATGACGGACGCCGCAGCTGCTTCGCAGCCTCCCGAAGAGTCGCGGTTCCACGCCTTCCGCCAGGCCGAAGACCTGGTCGCGCGCCGCCGTCCGCTGGACGCGCTCAAGGCGCTGCAGCCCCTGCTGGAGTCCGAAGACGACAAGCCGTCGGTCCACCTGCTGGCCGGGCGCGCGTACTTCCACTCCGCACAGTTGCGGCGCGCCGAGCAGGCGTTCACCCGGGTGCTGGAACTGGACCCGACCGACCACTACGCCCGGTTCATCCTGGGCCGGACCCTGCAGCGGCTCGGCCGGTTCGTCGAGGCGCTGGCCCAGATCCGGATGGCGTCGGCGATGAACCCGGTACCCGAGTACCTCGAAGCCGCCAACGAGGTCAAGGCCCGCATCGCGCTGCGGGAATCCTGA
- a CDS encoding peptide ABC transporter substrate-binding protein — translation MRRSRRLWGPTVVMTSLALVLAACGGGSGSSTGSGGADPDGTVSVYGTEPQNSLVPTNTNELGGTKAVQPMFATLVGFKGADAQPFNLMADSITTTDSKVYDIKIKQGWKFHDGTEVKAHNFIDAWNYGAYAPNGQLNTDFFSNIQGYKDVHPADENAKPATDKMSGLVAKGDYEFQVTLDAPFSVFSIKIGYTAFAPLPDSFFKDPKGYEQHPIGNGPLKFVSRTPNQDIKLTRNDDYKGEDKVKFKNLDIKIYASQETAYQDLLSGRLDFMEALPPSAVAGGKYKADLGDRLVTGHLLGISTIAVPYYVPGYNNLELRKAISMAIDRAQITKTVMNDTYVPADGYISQGIPGARPGVCQFCKFDPAAAKEAFTKSGFKGKLTIASNADGGRKEPLVAACNSIKNTLGVECDFVPATDFGQWRSIVTGKKLTGMGRSDWSADYPSIEDFLNPIYKTGGSSNDSDYSNPAVDAALAKADATADKDAAVKLYQDAEDLIAKDLPSIPVWDEKGVAAKSKNLKSAALDFRRMPDYQSIEVLKK, via the coding sequence ATGCGTCGTTCGCGCAGGCTCTGGGGACCCACGGTGGTGATGACTTCGCTGGCGCTCGTGCTCGCCGCGTGCGGTGGCGGGTCGGGTAGTTCCACGGGGTCCGGCGGGGCGGACCCGGACGGCACCGTCAGCGTCTACGGCACCGAACCGCAGAACTCGCTGGTCCCCACCAACACCAACGAGCTGGGCGGCACGAAGGCCGTCCAGCCGATGTTCGCCACGCTCGTCGGGTTCAAGGGCGCGGACGCGCAGCCGTTCAACCTGATGGCGGACTCGATCACCACGACCGACTCCAAGGTCTACGACATCAAGATCAAGCAGGGCTGGAAGTTCCACGACGGCACCGAGGTGAAGGCGCACAACTTCATCGACGCCTGGAACTACGGGGCCTACGCCCCGAACGGCCAGCTCAACACCGACTTCTTCTCGAACATCCAGGGGTACAAGGACGTCCACCCCGCGGACGAGAACGCCAAGCCGGCCACGGACAAGATGTCCGGTCTGGTCGCCAAGGGCGACTACGAGTTCCAGGTGACGCTGGACGCGCCCTTCTCGGTCTTCTCGATCAAGATCGGCTACACCGCGTTCGCGCCGCTGCCGGATTCCTTCTTCAAGGACCCCAAGGGCTACGAACAGCACCCGATCGGCAACGGCCCGCTGAAGTTCGTCTCGCGGACGCCGAACCAGGACATCAAGCTCACCCGCAACGACGACTACAAGGGTGAGGACAAGGTCAAGTTCAAGAACCTGGACATCAAGATCTACGCCAGCCAGGAGACGGCCTACCAGGACCTGCTGAGCGGGCGGCTCGACTTCATGGAGGCGCTGCCGCCGTCGGCGGTCGCGGGCGGCAAGTACAAGGCCGACCTCGGCGACCGGCTCGTCACCGGCCACCTGCTCGGGATCAGCACCATCGCCGTGCCGTACTACGTGCCCGGTTACAACAACCTCGAGCTGCGCAAGGCCATCTCGATGGCGATCGACCGCGCGCAGATCACCAAGACCGTCATGAACGACACCTACGTGCCGGCCGACGGCTACATCTCGCAGGGCATCCCGGGCGCGCGTCCCGGCGTCTGCCAGTTCTGCAAGTTCGACCCCGCGGCGGCGAAGGAAGCGTTCACGAAGTCCGGCTTCAAGGGCAAGCTGACCATCGCGTCCAACGCGGACGGTGGCCGCAAGGAACCGCTGGTCGCGGCGTGCAACAGCATCAAGAACACGCTCGGCGTCGAGTGCGACTTCGTGCCCGCGACCGACTTCGGCCAGTGGCGCAGCATCGTCACCGGCAAGAAGCTGACCGGCATGGGCCGTTCGGACTGGTCGGCGGACTACCCGTCCATCGAGGACTTCCTCAACCCGATCTACAAGACCGGCGGGTCCTCGAACGACTCCGACTACTCGAACCCGGCGGTCGACGCGGCCCTCGCGAAGGCCGACGCCACCGCCGACAAGGACGCCGCCGTCAAGCTGTACCAGGACGCCGAGGACCTGATCGCCAAGGACCTGCCCTCGATCCCGGTGTGGGACGAGAAGGGGGTCGCGGCGAAGTCGAAGAACCTCAAGTCGGCGGCGCTGGACTTCCGCCGCATGCCGGACTACCAGTCCATCGAGGTCCTGAAGAAGTAG
- a CDS encoding ABC transporter ATP-binding protein: protein MSDNELLLEVEDLHVEFRTSDGVANVLNGVGYSVHAGETLAVLGESGSGKSVTAQTVMGILDTPPGVITGGAVRWRGEDLLTASEERRREVRGSEIAMIFQDALSALNPVFTVGFQIEEQLRVRLGMSKKDARKRAIELLDTVRIPAAERRIKDYPHQFSGGMRQRAMIAMSLALDPDLLIADEPTTALDVTVQAQIMDLLAEIQAERKMGLVLITHDLGVVAEVADRIAVMYAGRIVEQADVVELFRAPAHPYTAALMDSLPRLDLKGQTLETIKGLPPSLLDIPPGCAFHPRCKRAEARCSEEVPPPHAIGFGRTSACHFAEEVVNSRA, encoded by the coding sequence TTGTCCGACAACGAACTCCTCCTCGAAGTCGAAGACCTGCACGTCGAGTTCCGGACCTCCGACGGCGTGGCGAACGTGCTCAACGGCGTCGGCTACTCCGTGCACGCCGGGGAAACCCTGGCCGTGCTCGGCGAATCCGGGTCCGGCAAGAGCGTCACGGCGCAGACGGTGATGGGGATCCTCGACACCCCGCCCGGCGTGATCACCGGCGGGGCGGTGCGCTGGCGTGGCGAAGACCTGCTGACGGCGTCCGAGGAACGCCGCCGGGAGGTCCGCGGCAGCGAGATCGCGATGATCTTCCAGGACGCGCTGTCCGCGCTGAACCCGGTGTTCACCGTGGGTTTCCAGATCGAGGAGCAGCTGCGCGTCCGGCTCGGGATGTCCAAAAAGGACGCGCGAAAGCGTGCGATCGAACTCCTCGACACCGTCCGGATCCCGGCCGCCGAGCGCCGGATCAAGGACTACCCGCACCAGTTCTCCGGCGGCATGCGCCAGCGCGCGATGATCGCGATGTCGCTCGCGCTCGACCCGGACCTGCTCATCGCCGACGAGCCGACCACCGCGCTCGACGTCACCGTCCAGGCCCAGATCATGGACCTGCTGGCCGAGATCCAGGCCGAACGCAAGATGGGGCTGGTGCTGATCACCCACGACCTCGGCGTGGTCGCCGAGGTCGCCGACCGGATCGCGGTCATGTACGCGGGCCGGATCGTCGAACAGGCCGACGTCGTCGAGCTGTTCCGCGCCCCGGCCCACCCGTACACCGCCGCGCTGATGGATTCGCTGCCGCGACTGGACCTCAAAGGACAGACACTGGAGACCATCAAGGGCCTGCCGCCGAGCCTGCTCGACATCCCGCCCGGCTGCGCGTTCCACCCGCGGTGCAAGCGCGCCGAAGCCCGCTGCAGCGAGGAAGTCCCGCCACCGCACGCGATCGGCTTCGGCCGGACCAGCGCGTGCCACTTCGCCGAAGAGGTGGTGAACTCCCGTGCCTGA
- a CDS encoding lytic transglycosylase domain-containing protein, with amino-acid sequence MRVRRLPFAVGSYPRRFGLRHRTAYPLITGIFAVIPALLAGGGTLGWLGGSGDHTRDAALGQGYDPGHAAIQQIAVDGTLPGAPTPLPLPAYELPDGPLGIPATALAAYHNAADILGRELPACHIDWALIASIGRIESNHARGGYVDADGTTREPILGPQLNGQGGFAAIPDTDQGLLDTDPVWDRAVGPTQFIPGTWKGYASDGNGDGKSDPNNIFDAALATGRYLCSGGFDVAKPDQLRGAIYRYNNSDTYVNTVILWADAYRNGIMQVPDSTVPIGAPNAALAPAPPPVPPPPVPSTTPTGPPTTTPTSPTSKPTLPCASPTTTVTTTTVTSVTTEPSPTTSPTSSGTTTPAPSTTPTPTCGDVVTSVTTSTTPTTTTVGTTTPAG; translated from the coding sequence ATGCGCGTGCGGCGACTGCCATTCGCAGTCGGGAGCTACCCCCGAAGATTCGGGCTCCGCCACCGCACGGCGTACCCCCTGATCACCGGCATTTTCGCGGTGATCCCGGCGCTGCTCGCCGGCGGCGGCACCCTCGGCTGGCTCGGCGGGAGCGGTGACCACACCCGCGACGCCGCCCTCGGCCAGGGCTACGACCCCGGCCACGCCGCCATCCAGCAGATCGCCGTCGACGGCACGCTCCCCGGGGCACCGACCCCGCTGCCCCTCCCGGCCTACGAACTCCCCGACGGCCCGCTCGGCATCCCGGCCACCGCGCTGGCCGCGTACCACAACGCCGCCGACATCCTCGGCCGCGAGCTGCCCGCGTGCCACATCGACTGGGCCCTGATCGCCAGCATCGGGCGCATCGAGTCCAACCACGCCCGCGGCGGTTACGTCGACGCCGACGGCACCACCCGCGAACCGATCCTCGGCCCGCAGCTCAACGGCCAGGGCGGGTTCGCCGCGATCCCGGACACCGACCAGGGCCTGCTGGACACCGACCCGGTGTGGGACCGCGCGGTCGGCCCGACGCAGTTCATCCCCGGCACGTGGAAGGGCTACGCCTCGGACGGCAACGGCGACGGCAAGTCCGACCCGAACAACATCTTCGACGCGGCGCTGGCCACCGGCCGCTACCTGTGTTCCGGCGGGTTCGACGTCGCCAAGCCGGACCAGCTGCGCGGCGCGATCTACCGGTACAACAACTCCGACACGTACGTGAACACGGTGATCCTCTGGGCCGATGCGTACCGCAACGGCATCATGCAGGTCCCGGACAGCACGGTCCCGATCGGCGCCCCGAACGCGGCGCTGGCCCCGGCCCCGCCCCCGGTCCCGCCGCCCCCGGTGCCGTCGACGACGCCGACCGGCCCGCCGACGACCACGCCGACGTCGCCGACGTCGAAGCCGACGCTGCCGTGCGCCTCGCCGACGACGACGGTGACCACGACGACGGTGACGAGCGTGACGACCGAGCCGTCGCCGACGACCTCGCCGACGTCGAGCGGCACGACGACTCCGGCGCCGTCCACGACGCCCACGCCGACGTGCGGGGACGTGGTCACCTCGGTGACGACGTCGACCACGCCGACGACCACGACCGTGGGGACGACGACGCCCGCCGGTTAG
- a CDS encoding DUF501 domain-containing protein yields the protein MNSTQQHRFEPVTEADREIIAEQLGRPPRALRAVAARCPSGHPSVVQTSPRLENGTPFPTLYYLTCPKLNSMIGTIEASGIMKEMTERLTTDPELAAHYQRTHETYLAERDAIEPLGHQVTAGGMPGRVKCLHVHVAHTLAVGPGVNPFGDETLALLEANGWPSGDCAE from the coding sequence GTGAACAGCACGCAGCAGCACCGGTTCGAGCCCGTCACCGAAGCCGACCGCGAGATCATCGCGGAGCAGCTCGGGCGGCCGCCGCGGGCGTTGCGGGCCGTGGCCGCGCGGTGCCCGAGCGGGCACCCGTCGGTGGTGCAGACCAGCCCGCGGCTGGAGAACGGCACCCCGTTCCCGACGCTGTACTACCTGACGTGCCCGAAGCTGAACTCCATGATCGGCACCATCGAGGCGTCCGGGATCATGAAGGAGATGACCGAGCGGCTCACCACCGATCCCGAGCTGGCCGCGCACTACCAGCGCACCCACGAGACGTACCTCGCCGAGCGCGACGCCATCGAGCCGCTCGGCCACCAGGTCACCGCGGGCGGCATGCCCGGGCGCGTCAAGTGCTTGCACGTCCACGTGGCCCACACGCTGGCGGTCGGCCCCGGCGTGAACCCGTTCGGTGACGAGACCCTCGCCCTGCTTGAGGCCAACGGGTGGCCTTCGGGCGACTGCGCCGAGTAA
- a CDS encoding ABC transporter permease, producing the protein MIRYVLRRLLQLIPVFFGTTFLIYVLVWAVPGDPFSGKCGQAACPPAYIAQMTEKFNLDDNVFVQYFKYLGSLFTGDWGETFNGTSVGELIATSYPITLRLAVVAVVIEAVIGLTAGVLTGLRGKGFLDNLVLVSTTFLISLPVFVTAIVLQLALGSNGLGLIEASVSDNPSVGELIVPGIALGSLSMAYVARLSRTSIAENRRADYVRTAIAKGQPQSRVVGVHLLRNSVIPVLTFLGTDLGALMGGAIVTEGVFNINGLGGLIFRGIQNRESATVVGVVVLLVLVYLLMSLIVDLLYAVLDPRIRYD; encoded by the coding sequence ATGATCCGCTACGTCCTGCGACGGCTGCTCCAGCTGATCCCGGTGTTCTTCGGGACCACGTTCCTGATCTACGTCCTCGTCTGGGCCGTACCCGGCGACCCGTTCTCCGGCAAGTGCGGCCAGGCGGCCTGCCCGCCGGCCTACATCGCCCAGATGACCGAGAAGTTCAACCTGGACGACAACGTGTTCGTCCAGTACTTCAAGTACCTCGGGAGCCTGTTCACCGGCGACTGGGGCGAAACCTTCAACGGCACCTCGGTCGGCGAGCTGATCGCCACCTCGTACCCGATCACGCTGCGCCTGGCCGTGGTCGCGGTCGTGATCGAGGCGGTCATCGGGCTCACCGCCGGCGTGCTGACCGGCCTGCGCGGCAAAGGTTTCCTCGACAACCTCGTGCTGGTCTCGACCACGTTCCTGATCTCGCTGCCGGTGTTCGTCACCGCGATCGTGCTGCAGCTGGCCTTGGGCAGCAACGGCCTCGGCCTGATCGAAGCCAGCGTGTCGGACAACCCGAGCGTCGGCGAGCTGATCGTGCCGGGCATCGCGCTCGGCAGCCTCTCAATGGCCTACGTCGCCCGGCTGTCCAGAACGAGCATCGCCGAGAACCGCCGCGCCGACTACGTGCGGACGGCGATCGCGAAGGGCCAGCCGCAGAGCCGCGTCGTCGGCGTCCACCTGCTCCGCAACTCGGTGATCCCGGTGCTCACGTTCCTCGGCACCGACCTCGGCGCCCTGATGGGCGGGGCGATCGTCACCGAAGGCGTGTTCAACATCAACGGACTGGGCGGGCTCATCTTCCGTGGCATCCAGAACCGGGAGAGCGCCACCGTCGTCGGCGTCGTCGTCCTGCTGGTGCTGGTGTACCTGCTGATGAGCTTGATCGTCGACCTGCTCTACGCCGTTCTCGACCCGAGGATCCGCTATGACTGA
- a CDS encoding Ppx/GppA phosphatase family protein: protein MPRVAAIDCGTNSIRLLVAELTPRHDGTVDLRDLHREMRIVRLGQGVDATGRLAPEALERTRAALADYTIAARRKGVEKVRMVATSATRDAKNRDDFFRMTRETLGVEAEVISGDEEARLSFTGAVGEQDPDDGPFVVVDVGGGSTELVLGTWDGRQAEVLAAKSVDIGCVRITERALKSDPPTAEEIAAARDLAGKVLTDAFDVVDVARARTWIGVAGTVTTLSAIALGLPEYDSERVHLSKLSPADIDRLASELLQSDHATRAANPVIHPGRVDVIGGGAVVVQTLAEQLAARGGPTELIVSEHDILDGIALSLA, encoded by the coding sequence ATGCCTCGTGTTGCCGCGATCGACTGTGGGACCAACTCCATCCGCCTGCTCGTCGCCGAGCTGACCCCGCGCCACGACGGCACGGTCGACCTGCGCGACCTGCACCGCGAGATGCGGATCGTCCGGCTCGGCCAGGGCGTCGACGCCACCGGGCGGCTCGCGCCCGAAGCGCTCGAACGCACCCGGGCCGCCCTCGCCGACTACACGATCGCCGCGCGGCGCAAGGGCGTCGAGAAGGTGCGCATGGTCGCCACCTCCGCCACCCGCGACGCGAAGAACCGCGACGACTTCTTCCGCATGACCCGCGAGACCCTCGGCGTCGAGGCCGAGGTGATCAGCGGGGACGAGGAAGCGCGGCTCAGCTTCACCGGCGCCGTCGGCGAGCAGGACCCGGACGACGGCCCCTTCGTCGTGGTCGACGTCGGCGGCGGCTCGACCGAGCTGGTCCTCGGCACCTGGGACGGCAGGCAGGCCGAGGTGCTCGCGGCGAAGTCCGTCGACATCGGCTGCGTCCGGATCACCGAGCGCGCGCTCAAGAGCGACCCGCCGACCGCCGAGGAGATCGCCGCCGCCCGCGACCTGGCCGGCAAGGTGCTGACCGACGCGTTCGACGTCGTCGACGTCGCCCGCGCCCGCACGTGGATCGGCGTCGCCGGCACGGTGACCACGCTGTCCGCGATCGCGCTGGGGCTGCCCGAGTACGACAGCGAGCGGGTGCACCTGTCCAAGCTGAGCCCGGCGGACATCGACCGGCTGGCGTCCGAGCTGCTGCAGAGCGACCACGCGACACGCGCGGCCAACCCGGTCATCCACCCCGGCCGAGTCGACGTCATCGGCGGCGGCGCGGTGGTGGTCCAGACCCTCGCCGAGCAGCTCGCGGCCCGCGGCGGCCCGACCGAGCTGATCGTGAGCGAACACGACATCCTGGACGGCATCGCCCTGTCCCTCGCCTGA